The Lathyrus oleraceus cultivar Zhongwan6 chromosome 5, CAAS_Psat_ZW6_1.0, whole genome shotgun sequence genome includes the window ggatcatgcttccctttaaacaccggcggattctctctctgaaaagtcgccaagctacgtgatccagcatcaccaccagcatttggcaagttctgcacagcttgtgccatcgcttgcattgcggcagccattgcagcgtcattccttccagccatttcaacttatcaatacaacacaacttaaaagttagattagtaacaatacacaattgttagacagtaacgacacgacaactggccggacagaccgacctgctctgataccactaatgtaacacccttctaaaataccccgagtatataattaaaataacacatatcaatcagagtaaatatgcaatcaagggtgtcacacaacatttcacaccataataactgtcatgctctttcattaactcaaaacataaaacatttgcacaatacgcagcggatagagatcaaatcgatcattcaaaacatgcaacacactacatgtaaactggttcaacaatcatcaacaacaatattaaaaatgttccctcccgatgttacatctatcagagcatgacccacttaggagactacactagactccaagcattagcttccactcaactcatttgttcgttacctgaaaaatagttgtaagggtgagttcctcaatcgatataataagcattataaatcatcatgtaatgctaagtaaattcacacatttcatcaccctaatcgtaatatacatccagtaacggcacatcaactcaaacatcatacttaatatcaacacaattccactcctcaattaaattaaatatccatacaacaagccaacaaaatgcaactctaatgagactcgactcgtcatgcatgtggtaccattcggagtaaaactcccaacttaaaatcattgccattttattgggcatcaaggcataagccttcaactttcaacttaaaatttgccaatccaggccaacgtggtgtgagcaaagctccgacttaatgcatatgaatgtacatggcatacacgactttaaactgtcgacaacatagtaataatagcaatacaacaatgttttcaacaacatcaacttataatcaactttggctcaccaagcctacaactcagtattttcaacaactttccgtacacggaacaactcagcaacatacttgtatcaacacttcataacataaatccgacaaaattactcatcacaattaactataataggccaatcaccaattaggttcacaacattaaaatatcaatttttcaaatttccaacagtgttaaccggttaacgccctgggttaaccggttaacgcaggacaaaacacactttctggcaaaacgcaacagtgttaaccggttaacgccctgggttaaccggttaacgcaggcaaaacagcactaatttcataattcgcaacagtgttaaccggttaacaccctgggttaaccggttaacgcagacaaaacaacagttcctgcgctaacacaaagcagaatgcagaatcctccgcattttccgccgttggaggacttccggacctccgattccaattccgtaaaaagctctacgttcgggaaattacaacacactcaattacaggttcaattccagtttttacacaacatatccatcacaattttcagcattcaacaatcccaattagggtcaattcaacggtttatcactacccattacatgctaacccataatacccattaaacgacgataaaccccccttacctgagataatccggcaatctctaagcttcaagcttttccgttcttcaacatttgctctctagctcttcctctttgccctttctccactttccacttttcagccgcttctctgtttcacgtgaaaactctttaccaaaaatgaaaacccttttctcttattccaacttatatattttccactaattattattccaaataataataataataataatccaataaattcaatttatttaattaaattaataaatatattattaacttaatttaaataattctcttattttattcggggtgttacaatatgCACCAGATATTTGATGATGATGACGCATTGGTGTATGTGTGGTATGCTAATGAATTGTCTTGGTTCATGGTTTGATAGGTGAGTCCTAGGTCTCATGTTGCAACAGATGTTCAATGCTGCAGAATTTTGGTATTGCAACATGGTTTTGGCTCAGCTTGTAAGTCTCATTTGCCTTGATATGGTTCTGCGATGTGTTTGTGGTTTGCAACAGACCTTGAACTTCTCATATTTGGCTTTGGTTTACAGCAAGGCAGATTTTGGTGTGAACTGGCCCTTTTGGAATATCAAATTCATTAGCCTTTTTCTTCAACTTTTCAACTTGTTCTGCTGTGAGTTTCAATAATTCAGCTCTCATACTCTTGTTTCTTTCAATATTTGCGTCAGATCTTCCAAGAATGAATTGTGGTGGCTTTAACTCTCTTGCTATTTTGGCCCATGAATTTAACAATTTGTTAAAAGCAGCACCATCGGATAAAGGGTGAGAATAAGCAATTCCGATAGCGAACGCAGAAGCTTCATCTTTGTCTGAGAATCGTGTGACTTGAACAAGAAACAATGGAATGTCTTCTATGGGTTGATTATAATCGATTTTTGGAATAAGCTCTCCGGTAGATTCATAAGGTGAAAAGTCACCATAATCATCAACTGTTTTTGTTGTTTCAGCTTCTGCCAAAACAGCTCCTTTTGCATTGAGATTCAATTCAACTCGACCACCTTTTGTATAAGAATAACGACCAGCGATAGGATAGTAATGAACAAGAATCTTGCTGAGAGAGTTTTTCAAGGTTTCGATGACATTCTCTGGGTTCTGTTTCGGTTTGTAAATTAAAACAAGTGGTAGGTGGCTTAGACGCACAACCTGATCTAAATCAGAGAGCCACAAATAACCATTTGGAGTTGGTTGTAATGTAGAAGTTAGTTGTAGGATATGGATGTGATGCATTGTTATGATTGAATGttaaatgaaaatgtatgtatgaaaatgagtttggaaatgtttgaaagttaaatattattgaatgttatgaaatgtgtgtatgtactattttgatttgaaatgaactatggatggaaaatggatcatgtttggttataaaatggatatggatttttaggaataatccaaagctaatctaaatgtcaattaagaataaaaaaaactaataaaaaccaattaaaatcaaattaatctataatttgttaaaactactttgatgtcaaattctaacattttatttggaaattaaaaatcagttagagtttgaatcattagtaaaaacacaattaagatcaaattgaaatttggaattagacttaatttgaaattaaaatcaaattgaaaattaaaaagtcaaatagttagaatccattttataatcaaaaacaccatgatcaaaaaactagataatgaccaatgtttatcaaaaaaaaatatggatttgggaatggatggttgcctttggtcatgaatgcatgcaaatgaactttaggccaagcgccaaatgaaaaagaaaaaaaaatgaaaaaaattcaggaccaaaatcggggtatgatAATTCccatcttaacctctttcaataaagatggaaatggaacatggtgtataccgtgcactcctgagattaagattcgaggcggatgcctcgccaatcttaactctcgccatcgtctaaaattgtcaatgtggttccttcaaaccctttctcaatcaaacctaaaaatacttaatctctattaaacacttttgccaataaatatggaaatggaacatggtgtataccgtgcactcctgaggccaggattcgagatgtatatatcgctcatccaagt containing:
- the LOC127081934 gene encoding spermidine hydroxycinnamoyl transferase-like — encoded protein: TVLIDEPTPNGYLWLSDLDQVVRLSHLPLVLIYKPKQNPENVIETLKNSLSKILVHYYPIAGRYSYTKGGRVELNLNAKGAVLAEAETTKTVDDYGDFSPYESTGELIPKIDYNQPIEDIPLFLVQVTRFSDKDEASAFAIGIAYSHPLSDGAAFNKLLNSWAKIARELKPPQFILGRSDANIERNKSMRAELLKLTAEQVEKLKKKANEFDIPKGPVHTKICLAVNQSQI